A genomic window from Candidatus Kouleothrix ribensis includes:
- a CDS encoding phosphotransferase: MSTARSISRPPIAPARAASSPHTWQPSTAPTRRLCSPCPPHQPSLARGPASTRALNVRRAWAALQAGWPPPQLNPPALLHGDFWPGNILWRGAAAVAVIDWEDAALGDPLRDLAVSRLDLLWIFGCAAMEAFTERYRALMPIDYTSLVRWDLYAALRLARLVGDDLPGWAAFFTPFGRPDITAASISEHYQRFVAQALAQLG; the protein is encoded by the coding sequence ATATCGACGGCGCGATCGATTTCGCGCCCGCCGATCGCGCCGGCGCGGGCCGCCAGCTCGCCGCACACCTGGCAGCCATCCACCGCGCCGACACGCAGGCTGTGCAGCCCCTGCCCGCCGCACCAGCCGAGCTTGGCGCGCGGCCCGGCCAGCACCCGGGCGCTCAACGTAAGGCGCGCCTGGGCGGCGCTGCAGGCTGGCTGGCCGCCACCGCAGCTCAACCCGCCCGCGCTGCTCCACGGCGACTTCTGGCCCGGCAATATCTTGTGGCGCGGCGCGGCCGCCGTGGCGGTGATCGACTGGGAGGATGCCGCGCTTGGCGACCCGCTGCGCGACCTGGCAGTCAGCCGGCTCGACCTGCTGTGGATCTTCGGGTGCGCTGCCATGGAGGCGTTCACCGAGCGCTACCGTGCGCTCATGCCGATAGACTACACCAGCCTGGTGCGCTGGGATCTCTACGCCGCACTGCGGCTGGCGCGCCTGGTCGGCGACGACCTACCCGGCTGGGCGGCGTTCTTCACCCCGTTCGGCCGGCCCGACATCACCGCAGCCAGCATCAGCGAGCACTATCAGCGGTTCGTCGCCCAGGCGCTGGCCCAGCTCGGCTAG
- a CDS encoding YhbY family RNA-binding protein: MTSLSQTQRQYLRKIAHDLKPFVHIGKHGLSDTLFSSAEIALDAHELIKVKFYDFKDQKREIAQELAERTRAELIYLIGNTAILYRRQPDDTKRKIHLPRT, encoded by the coding sequence GTGACAAGCCTCTCACAAACCCAGCGCCAGTATCTGCGCAAGATCGCGCACGATCTCAAGCCGTTCGTGCATATCGGCAAGCACGGGCTGAGCGATACCCTGTTCAGCTCGGCCGAGATCGCGCTTGATGCGCACGAGCTGATCAAGGTCAAATTCTACGACTTCAAGGACCAGAAGCGTGAGATCGCGCAGGAGCTAGCCGAGCGCACGCGGGCCGAGCTGATCTATCTGATCGGCAACACTGCGATCCTGTACCGGCGCCAGCCCGACGACACGAAGCGCAAGATCCACCTGCCGCGCACGTAG
- the corA gene encoding magnesium/cobalt transporter CorA: MMPKQAATGTPLARRTVVYAHNSTCETLADPDDISELLDRPGTFIWLDLQNPQPADIQLLHDEFQFHALSIEDATRHHERPKLEAFERYYFMVFYELHYTRAEQRLQSQPIGLFIGKNYLVSVHHEPIATIDETIRRWQEHIAEFGNDAGALLYALLDAIVDDYFPVIDELAERVEEIEQQIFEHFSEDALQHVFSLKRDLLAVRRVVSPERDVLNVLIRREVPIFERNTILYLQDVYDHIVRITDSIDTYRDLLSSALDAFLSLQSNQLNQIVKVLTIASIILMCNALIAGIYGMNFEFMPELHWLFGYPFALVLMVLISSGLLLFFRRRRWL; the protein is encoded by the coding sequence ATGATGCCGAAACAAGCTGCCACAGGTACACCCCTAGCCCGGCGAACGGTGGTATACGCGCACAATAGCACATGCGAGACGCTCGCCGACCCCGACGACATCAGCGAGCTGCTCGATCGACCAGGCACGTTCATCTGGCTCGATCTTCAGAACCCGCAGCCCGCCGACATCCAGCTGCTGCACGATGAGTTTCAGTTTCACGCACTATCGATCGAAGACGCAACCCGCCACCACGAGCGGCCCAAGCTCGAGGCGTTCGAGCGCTACTACTTCATGGTCTTCTACGAGCTACACTATACCCGCGCCGAGCAGCGCCTGCAGAGCCAGCCGATCGGCCTGTTCATCGGCAAGAACTACCTGGTGAGCGTGCATCACGAGCCGATCGCAACGATCGACGAGACCATCCGGCGCTGGCAGGAGCACATCGCCGAGTTTGGCAACGACGCGGGTGCTCTGCTGTACGCCTTGCTCGACGCGATCGTCGACGACTATTTCCCGGTGATCGATGAGCTGGCCGAGCGGGTTGAGGAGATCGAGCAGCAGATCTTCGAGCATTTCAGCGAGGATGCGCTCCAGCATGTCTTCAGCCTCAAGCGCGACCTGCTGGCGGTGCGGCGGGTGGTGTCGCCCGAGCGCGATGTGCTGAACGTGCTGATCCGGCGCGAGGTGCCAATCTTCGAGCGCAATACCATCCTGTACCTGCAGGATGTCTACGACCATATCGTGCGCATCACCGACAGTATCGACACCTACCGCGATCTGCTCTCGAGCGCGCTCGACGCGTTTCTGTCGCTGCAGTCGAACCAGCTCAACCAGATCGTCAAGGTGCTGACGATTGCCTCGATCATTCTGATGTGTAATGCGCTGATCGCCGGGATCTACGGCATGAACTTCGAGTTCATGCCCGAGCTGCACTGGCTGTTCGGCTACCCGTTTGCGCTGGTGCTGATGGTGCTGATCAGCAGTGGGCTGCTGCTGTTCTTTCGGCGGCGGCGCTGGCTGTAG